A window of Carassius gibelio isolate Cgi1373 ecotype wild population from Czech Republic chromosome A3, carGib1.2-hapl.c, whole genome shotgun sequence genomic DNA:
CTCTTCTGATGAATTTaacggaggaaaaaaaaatacaggaacaCAGGGAACAATGGGTGATGTTGGAATAATATTGAGATAAAACTAGTCATTAAGCAGACATTTGACAAATAGGGAAGAGGATTAGAttaaacgtgaaaaaaaaaatgtgcagacTGTTCCTATTGTGTAACTGGACTCTCTGCTCTTACAGCTctcttttaaaaagtgtttatttaatgtGTCACACAGTGTGCAGCCGAACATTTATGAAAACACATtatattcacaaacacacacgtgtcTAAAATGAAGAGTTTAAAATTACTGACTACAcgatatattaaatattactcaGCTCTTACACAAAATAGTAAAACTGTATGTTGAATTACACATCAGTCTTTTCCTTAAGGTTTACATTCTACATGCCATTACAGTATATTGGTGCATCTCTTTTATCAACAAAGTACCTTAATATTCTCTATACTCCCGCTGTTCTATAATATCAGATACAGTAAACATGAAATTGAAACttgaaaacaaatcaaatatatCAAAAACTTTAACAGATACAGACAATCTTGGCATTCAGTCCTCAGTAATCCTTATGTCCTTCTATGTCTTTCTCTTtcgtctttctctttttttaactgGATAAAAAACTACTTGTTTTGAATGACTGCAGGTTTTGACTTGGGAagtaaacttatatatatatatatatatatatatatataggtatatcaGAAGGTTCACATACAGTGGTGTTTGAAAGTTTGTAGACTTATTGGAATTTTTTATATCATGCATAAATGTAACCccctccaaaaaaataaaataaatcaccagATATTCATGCAAGTCCTGAAAGTTGGCAAGAGAATCCACTcaaataaaagaaatgaaaatatatactttataatttatgtaatattaaatatctgGCAGTGGCAAAAATCTGAATCTCTAGGATAAGCAGTTACTTTGGAAGTGAAATTAGAGTGTTTTCAGTCAGTGGGATGACTATCAGGAGTCATTGCCTGCTCCTGTTTAATTTAGAGGGATTTATCGAAATCTGATTAAGTTTTTAGAAGTGAAGCACAGGACAAACAAAGGAGGTCTCTGAAAGCCCCAGATAAAGCTGTTGCTCACCAGGGTTCAAAAAGTTATTTCTCACATTTTGTCAAAGCTTTGAAGAGATAAAGCCTCAGAGTCATTATGGCACGTGCCTAAATGTATAGCAGCGCTGTACGAAAAAGGTTTCGTTTAttgacatgaaataaataaatttttgtcagcacagtctgaagatgaTTTGACTCAATTTAGGTAAAGATTGGACCTAGGCTTGAGGAGGAGTTCAAACAGTAGGTTTACAGCATAAATCAAACTGGCCGACAGTTCGATTTATTACAAGAAACAAacggctaatgcaatcaaaagttattagcgtttttgtaaatttcataataataaatcactggtttattactcttgaccaattgGTGACACTGTTAGCAAATTGATGTGGCGTGatcagtgtgaggtgacaatggcacATACAACGTTTGCTGCAAACacgtcaaagatttttttttttcttaaccagcaaatttgttgatgctCTAAACGAAAACCAttttgtatatcgacacaaaatccataagtATTTGCCAgcttggtctgaagatgatccggGTCAAATTTGGTTAAAATTGGACTAATGGTCTAagaagtttgaaaaagtaggttttcaacatgcaTTAAAATGTTGGATGGGAAGTTCAGCCAATTATGGCAGAATAGTTATTGATGTTCTCAGCATGATGCAAgaaatctatcaacatcagtctCATTACAATACTATAATGTATGCAGAAGAACATTTTTATGAATTGATTTATAACTTTCGACCACAAGATCTTGGCCCAGACTTTTTGAGTGCCATCAGGGCATGGTGCCAAAGATGCATACCGATTTTCGTAAATAACAAAGTCTGAGTATACTTAAAATATTGAAGTtttgacaaaattcaaaatggccaatGCCCAAAATGGCTGACATTTGGTATGGTTCGACTCAGCATGATGCACCGAATCTTAAGAGACcagtgttttgtgatttttggccaaaccattcagaagttataagcaaaaatatcaATTTTTTCATATCTTCTGACCACTACGGGGCACTGAGCCAAAACACGGCAGGTCGTCTCAGGTCGTGTTTATTATAACACTCAGCAAGTTTGGTATCAATAAGCCAAACCGTTATGGAGATACAGCCTAACATCCAATTTGTGTGTGCTTTTCGTAGAATTCCTTTGTGCGTTATTTGTAAATGGTGGACTGTGCTGAATTTTACAGCTACCCGCTCACATTCACTTTTTTAGCTGGTGCTGCTTTCGATCATACTGCATTACTCTCATGTATTTTAGTAGTTATTTTTGTATGgccttttttttctcatcaacTTCAAACAGACATTGTTTTGAACTCTTGATGAGATATTATTTTACCTGCTCCTGCATCCTCTGCAGCCTCCTCCTCCTCTGCTTCTCACACAAGCCACAAGGTTATGAAGGAAAGGAAAACATAAGTGAATATCAGTTATGTGCCCAAGAGAGCATGTAAGGACAATCAGAAGagtatatgagtgtgtgtataaataagTGTGTGCATAGGATTATGTAAGTGTACAACATTTGTTAAGGATGTATGCCAACAGCAACATGTGATCAGTTTGTAAGAATAACCCTTCCAGGAAAAGGCATTGTGCCAAGCCTAAGCACCCAGTGAGACTCATGCATGTCTCTATGAAAGCAGCTGAAGCTCAGGAGGATCTCTAGAGGAATCTATAACTGGCCTCTGGGTACACATTATGCCAAGGATTTACTTATAATCACTAAAGCTAAAGTTTCAGAGGGCAAGATAATAAagaagaaaatacagggtataaTATACAgtcaaaaaataaagaacaattCTACTCACCCTCAGCTTGTTCCCTAACAagccatttaaaaaagaaaggaaaataaatgagtAAACATACCAGTAAATGCGATGCTTTAACAGTCCAATAATcagttaaaatagaaaaataaaaggaaaacattACTCACTCATATTCCTCCTCTACATCAGACATGGTGAAACTGGATGAGAGAAGGAGGAAAAGAAAGCGAGAGTGAGGCATACAGTACAAGGAAAAACAGCAGATCCATATTGCTTAACATTTCGTAATAGCTTTAGAAAGAGGATGAGAGAGCAGGAGAGAGTGACAAAACCAAAGGAGCATCAGATCTAAATTGTTCCATTGTCCCAAAGTGCTGACATCTTATTGAATGCTTCACATGAAGACTGATGGGGTGAGAACAGCTGGGAATGTACAGACAAAAAGACAGGGGAGATATGATTCCTGACACTTTCTTTGTTCAGTTCTTCCTTTTCCTTCACACTTTAGtttcggaattttttttttagcaggaaTTGCAGTTAATGACTATCATACACGGTTTGATTGCAGTCATTTACATTTCGCTGCCAGATTCCTCTCCCTGTGCCTCATCTTTCACATCAGTGTCGTACCATAACTTCTATTTGAAAAATGTTATAGCTCCTGTATGGTGCATTCAGCATAGAGAATGTATGAGGCACGTAGCTGTAGGTGTCACCACCCCTCTATTTACTGTCTCTGGACAAAGGCTTGCAAGCACATGCAGTGCCACTGCCCATCTAAAACCAGCGCACTTTCAACATTTCGCCCTGCTTTTACTTTGCTAATGAGATTATCAGCATCTAAAGAGAATGAGTATAGCAAATTTGGCACAAACTGATCAAATTACAAGAGGAAGATGCCCCTAGCTCTGGATTGAACCAAGTAGGGATAGATGCAAGAAACAACAGGATGAGAAAGTGACAGACAAAAAGGGCGTTTGAGGGGCTTGTACATTTTGAAAGGTCATAGCAGCATTAACCAGAATTCTGACGGTTTAATTTTAGCCAGGACCCAGGGAGAGATTACATGAGTTACATCTTTATGGCTTAGAAAGTTAAATTTATTCATAGTTCCATCAAGTCCATTTGGTCAAGGACATCATCAAACACTACACAAAACAGTACAGACTATACACACTGTTCTGCTCACGGTTACTTAATTACATCTATTTTGGAGTCCTAAATGAGTACACACACCCGGTACAGGACAatcaaacacagtaaaaacattattataactgCACTCATAAAATTTCTAAAGATATACtgaaatatgctgaaaatgtaattACTTTTCTGCATATGGAAAGAAATGACTGAACATGCAATTGTTTTAGAAGTAACAAAAAGACTTTTACCTTTTGGTGATGGTAGGGTGGGTTCACAGCAGAAAAGGATGAAACACTGGCACACGAAGGATGATGAGGGGAGAGTCCCGCAAGTTATGAGAGCTTTGTAATGCGGGACAATGAGTCGTTTTTATATGAGGACAGGGACAGATGGAGGGTGTTAGCAGCTACGGCATAGGACCATGGATGGATTAGATATGAACTCTGGGACAGAAAGATGACCACCATGAGGGATTAGGGGAGACAGGGGGAATGACCTCACATAACAAACACAGGGATAtaaaaagagacagaaaaaacAAAAGGCCAGTTGGGAACAAAAATAGCACAGGGGATTTAGACAATTCTTCCTAGAAGACATTTTCTATTTGACACAAGGTAACGGCGAAGACAACTTTGAGGTAAATGGATGGGCTCTCATTTCTTACAGGTATTGTCTaggaatataaaataatgttttgtttgtccTTAAACCTTTCTTTATTAAAGAGAATTAGCCAAAATAGTAACCCCACAGATAGCGGATTAGAAAGATGATTGAAGTTGCAGTAGATGGGAAAGTTGCTGAGCCATGCAGTGAGGTCCAAGGCTAAATGTTCTGCTCGCACAATTGTTGCTTTGTTAGAAAATTACTTGGCCTTTGTTGGCTGGATGGCAATATAACAGACTTTAGTAGATTATGAATCAGTTATTTTTGTGTAGCTAGAGTCTTAAAAtggtcactttttttctttctttctgtgaacACTAAACACTACGGCTACGTAACATTTTTCTAatcaaaaatagttttaatgaagaacatttatttattcataacgAGTCATTTCTTCTTGAATCAATATTTGGTTCATCATCCTTGCAGTCTGTTTAGATTGCTCACAGATTTGTATAATTAggtataaattcattttaatgaataCCAGTTCAGTGGTTCCCCAGCTCTTTTTAAAAGTAGAGTTTCTCTAGACTGCTCTTAAAGTCATACTTCAAGAATACTAACCAGTTTTTTCCATGTGACGTCACTAGAACATGCAGAATTTGCTTCTATTCACATTGCATTTGGCTCTATCAAAGCACTACAGAGCTTTTTATTTCTTGATTAAGAAAAAACCCAAATACACAAATGTTTCCCGTGGGTCTgcaccaaacacacaaaaaaaaaaatcatagcacAGAATTTCCTTGACGTCAACAAACTCTCAGCATAACGGTCTTTCTCAAAAATGTCTCTCTTTGCTGTTTAAAGGACACAGTTCTATAATAATCCCCAGCAGAAGGTAGAGGGCAACAAAGAATAGAACAAATTGTATAAatgttatacatacatacatacatacacactcacacactgaacaaaattataaatgcaacacttttagcgttgcgtttataattttgtttagtgtatagaaatatattatataacatttatataagtaTCATCATTGATGAATATTGAAATCATATTGAGCAACACACAAATCACTTTCTGTATACTAAATGAAGTTTATTATGAAACAATATCCTTGCAACAGTTTTTATGAAGACACTACTGGCATGGTCACTGTGAGCACctgaaaagaaaacaggaaaagACTGTATCAGGCATACTGCAAATCTGCACCAGCACAAATATAATGGGTCAAAGAGCGGTAACTGTGTACcgcttttaaaaaaattaaaataataataacctttaATTGGGCAAAGTATGCTATGCTTACTTACTTGTGTATTTGTGTTGAACTGGGCAGCACTGTTTTCTTGGTCAATAAGCAGGGGGAAGAAAATATCCAAGTGGAAAAGAGAAAGTCGAGCATTCAGCACTAGTCTGTCCTCTCCCAAATCCAGAACAAGAGCGCGAGCAGATATCTAGTGAGGAAGACAGTCAAGTCTAGAATCGTGTACTGTGTGTTAACAAGTGCTTGAACGTAATCCAAAACCAGGCCTCCATTACTCACCACTCCAGGTAGAAGAATCTCAGCGATCAGATGCTCCGCATTTCCAGTTGGGGGCTCCACTAATAAACTGAACTCTGGACTGGAGTATGAAGCACAATGAAGACATTCATTTAAGTTACAGGTAAAGTTCTGCCTCACTATAATCAGTTATATACCACATTAAGcatcaaataaagacaaaactaaGTCTTTGTACTCATCCCTGGTTTGTCAAACATAAGTGAAAGCAAAACACATTTGAAAGGGAAACACtaaatttacaaatgcattaaaaaaaactatccaaATAAACATACCGTTTGGCTGATGAAGGAAAGGAGTCAGACTGCCTGTCCACAAAGAACAAAGTGATTAAAGGAATTCACATTATAGCTATTCAGCAGGTCAACAATCAATGGGATCAGGTGCAGAAAAGAGCAATGAGCCACAGAGacatacagtgccctccacaagtattggaacagtaaagacaaaattattctgtttgctgtggagtcaagaaacctgtaaatatgattaaaagatgaatacgAGACAAACTACAGgtggtcacattttattattgggtgattcagtACAAatatgttttaccagctaagaagatcagcacttttcaagtttcatctccctatctgatgtgagcagaagtattggaacagtttCCTCACatgtctttctaagtgttcagctgtgtcctgttgcatccattcttcagatattaaaagtaGAGAAAGTGTGTTATCAGTTATATCcgttgcttctgcattctaagtcttgcatttgACGAGGAAACACAAACCAGGTTGAAGACAAGGAAGTcaactctgaaagaaaagcaagaaaTTTGGAGGcttaaagaaaagaggaagtcaattagaactataggaaaaacagGGCATGGAGAAATTTGGTAACTGGCGTCATCAACAACCAGCGACgacctgatcggctgagaaaaacaatagtagttgatgacagacaaatcataaaagctgtgaaagtgaaccctaaaatacatgtctgtaaaattacCAACAACCTCCAGtaagctggggtgatgctctgtcaatctacagcttaaaggagaatttgacacagaattacagaagctacacggcaagatgcaaacctctgctCAGGACCAAAAATacaaaggcaagattcttcacaaatgtgagccagtagagttttggaactgagttgatggaccgatgagacaaagatgaACCTTGATCTAAGTGTTTGGAAAGCAAAATTGTGGagaaaaaaagggaactgcaaatgatcctacaCATACaagctcatctgtaaagcttggtggaggtggagTCAAGGCATGGAAACGCATgaatggctgtctctagaacaggaccacTTCATTTATTGATGACTTCTAAGAGTataaaatcatcttggctaccaatattcaagaaaatgccaccaaactcattagaaagcacttcatattggatcaggacaattACCAAAAACACCATGCCAGTTCAgacaaggactttatcagggcaaagaaatttAAAGTCTTGGATTGCCCAAAtcagtctccagatttaaatataattgaacattaatttcaccagttGAAGACAGATGAACtcaaagtgctgtcctttttatttggtaaaacatgtatgtgtcgaaagacacaataataaaatgtgacatactgtagttttgttgcatattcatcgtttaatcatatttgcaaatgtcttgactgcACAGCAagagaaagcaattttgtcttcaaggttccaatacttatggagggcactgtatgttAACAGTAGGCCGCACACACTGACAACtcaatatccatattcaaaacataatcactttaatctagcttgcaccTACAGTTGTACACAAGCAGCTCTGGGAGGATGAGGTTATGGAGGTCAGTGTTGCAACTTGCACatgctagattaaagtgattattacattttgaatatggttatttttattacataaacacatcaaatcactgaaggaggactttgttcacccccctgagctgtgtgagacacttttttgtttttaaatggatgagtttttggatttttatttatcttcttctgaactgatgcactgcaacacctgctgactgcaatgatagagcttgaaaaatcaaagacaacttttttttataattacgaCTGGATTCCTCTGAAATAAGAAAaccatatacacctaggatgacttgagggcaagtaattTATGGGCCATTttaaatgtttgggtgaactaaccctttaagcaaaatGTATCCTTGCAATACTGATCCAGAAGTGTCACCCGATTTAATCTGTTTTTTCATGTTGAGTTCAGAAGCACGTCACCTCATTTAACAATCAAACCactgtttgcatttatttatttacattataattattggagggttttttttttttgtattttataaatatttgaaaacaaaataattctaGATTCTACAAGGCCAGACGATATTGTCAATGGCTAAAGCAAATACTGATATATgatagagaaaaaaagaaaggaaaaaaactacataaaatttgCTTAATTCACAAAGAAACTGAAACCTCAAATTGTTTACTCCTCTTTTGACAAAGCTGTTTGCAGAATATCACTAATTTGCCCAATTAAATCCTAAAATCACTGATAAAACATACATCTAATATAACTAAATTATGTTTATGTTCATTAAGATTGTAGTACAAATGTTTCACAGGTTTGATACACAGATGAATGAATGTAGCAAACCCCATTACATATGCTGTAAGTTTAGCATGCATTTGATATGGTGTATGGGATAACCGCTGTATTTCTGCTTTTCCATAAGCAGCATTTGCTTTTTACAAGACAAAGTTTTTGTCAAAACTTTACCTGTAAAGTTGTTTAATTAGCTGTTTTTACGGTTTAGGATTTTACCATAGACATTGGTGTTTACATGTAGTGTTATTTGTTTTGAGATTTACCCCAACCCCCCCACAACCTTATTGAGCACCACCCCAATCACCCCAAAGTAACAAAGAACTCACTTCGAGTCAATTTCCTGGATGATTGGCTTACTCTTGGTACGAATGTTTTGTTCTGCTATAGAGCCCATGAATTTCCTGTTCTTCAAAACCTTAGTATCTGGGGGGGGGGAAATGACATGAAAGGATCAGTGGACATGGTATGGAAGTTGCATTTTCTAAACTAGACAGATGCAGAGGCGGGTCAGAAATTAATGGTGGCTTGGGGAAAAAATCAATACTAATgaattcctgttttttttattttatatctagggctatttctatttcattttttttttttgtgcgtgtgtAAATACAAGTAGAAGTGCAGCATTAAACTgtgtaaatgaaaattaattccAGGCGGCAAATATTGCCCCttaatggaaaagttaatttctgacCCTCATGAAGAATAATGATAAGTATCAAGATGTGCTGTATTCAGTCTGACCTCTGCTCAACTCAAGGTTGTATTTGTTTTCCAGTCCCTCCAAAGACACTGCGATAAGAAACTGCTGAAAAAGGCCATCTTTCTGTTGGGTGCAAACATACACAATGATAGCCATGAATGCGGTCAGATATTCCTGAGGTACTTTCACTGCATACCTCCACATACAAGACACACACCTGACATTTCTGGAAGAACTCATCGTTGATCACGACATCATACACAGTACAGCCTTGTGTGCCTGGCAAACATAAGAATATTTCCATTGCAAATCTACTTCCTTTCATTCATTTTAGCTTTAAGTGTCGGTTCTTGCCATTCACATTTAATGACACCATTTAGAACAGTTTATTTCCTTATCGTTATAGTTATTTCCTATTTGGTGACTTATGTCAACCAGATTAGACTACGCTTTGAATTGAAACAATAAATTTCAGTTTGGATTATGGAATCGATAATAAAAGGCAAATGGAGAAAATGTGAAAGTCTCTCACTGTTGTCCACTTCTGTATGTGGCTCGCCGAGACTCATGGGCACTCTGTAACTCGTCGGGTCTTCTGACTCCAGGAGATCCACGAGTGCTTGCTGGGACAGATGAGGAGGGGGCGGCACCGCCTGGGACTGACAGATATTCAGAAAGACCTTCTTTTTGTCTGACACGGAGGAGGTCTTCACACACATGCCTGATATAAAGCGGATAAATTCAAACAAGTTTCAttacataataaacaaaaacCACCAATGACTCCAAAATATAATGTCCTGAGAGAATTTGTATAAAATATGAGACTAACCTGGTTGTGGACAGATGACTTTGGAGAGGGGACTTTCGCTTTGCACTTTTCCCATGGTCTGTAAGTTTGGATAAAACAAAAGTTGTTTTTGTCTTAGAATAGCTCTCCATCTGGGTTTAGTAACCAAAGGACAACAAATTTTGTTTACAGTTTCAGAGATATACGTTTTCATTTGTACAATCGGTAGACGACTTTATCTAAAGAGTATTGTGAACACATACAAGTTGGGAAAGGAAATTCAATTCTACAAATCATCTGAAATGTAATGCAAAAGTAGAATAGTCTGTGGTCAGGATGGAAAAGTTAAACATGTCACCTGCATAAAAATAAAGGAGATACTGAGCTCCAAAGTTAGGTAGTGTGTGATCCTTGGtcgtttaaaggtgctgtagggaacttttgtaaaaaatattttttacatatttattaaacctgttattatgtcctgacagtagaatatgagacagataatctgtgaaaaaaatcaagctcctctggctcctcccagtggtcctattgccatttgcagaaactccatcgctcccggtaaaaaataaccaatcagagctgcggtccgtaactttgtttgtgttcaaaatgtagaaaatgtatataataagcgagtacaccatgaatccattttccaacccgtgtttttagcttgtcctgaatcactagggtgcacctataataagtgtttatattctgactattttagattgtttcggggataccgcggcggagtaacccagtacctttgtgattcttcatagacttaaacagagagaagtagttccggctacgatgttcttccgcaagacgcaagcagttctgtttattaaccgctagagcgtcaaaagttccctaccgcagctttaatgtgtGATGGCCAGTCTTTCCCTATGTGACTTTTTACAAAGTCAGCAGGAGTatgatgcctagtgttttaaaatctgttctgtttttaatCAGATAATACAGACTGCAGAATCCATAACGTTTCTGGCTGGGATAGTTCACCCCTGACGATTTAACATTGTCCTTTTACAAACTGGACCACACACATCTATTGTATGATGCCAGAAAAGTATGCataaactgtaaattatacagttaGACTACCATTATggtatttttaattagttttttggtGGAAATTGTTATTAGGCAGAAAGTCAAATTACTGACAAACTTAATTAACATGCACTTTCATTCAtttccatacaaaaaaaaatgtgactgaAGGTAATGATACTCTGTGCACCTTTTTGCACAGCAATGTTGCCGTCAATGGCCAACCAGCTGAGACACCGTGCCCACGGCCgatctaaagtatccagataGAAATCTGTTGCCAATTCTCAAAGAGAAAGTGCCCaaacaacattgctcaaaaaagtTGTCCTATGTATTATCACCTTACATCTACAAATCCCTATGCTCTAACCCCACCAAATCTTTTTGTGTTTTGCAGTAAACAGACAGTAACACAGGTTTGTAACAAAAtgtggatgagtaaatgatgacagcattttcattttcgagtgaactatccctttaaacgtGCATTTTTTATGCATATGAAACGGAACGTACTGTGCCAGTCGATATTTCTCTGGGAACTGCTTTGAAATATAGTATTACATTATTACTCACATAACGCTTATATGCCGTATATAATGTTTCATCTGCGCTGTGTGTGTCGAAGCGGTTACCTGAAGCAGAAGTTGTTGATAAAGCTCTTCTTGCTGTTTCTGCTCAAGCTCAACGTCGAGGAGAGACGCGTCTGTCTCCATGACTACACACGTGGCTACAGGACAACAGGCACATTTTATAATGACACACTACACAAAATGTTAAAGTACGCAATCTGGGGTGCgattcccaaaaccatagttgctaactaagttaatttcccattgccaaccaactaagttgctaacaagttagcaactatggttttgggaatcGCTTAACGTTAATTATTTAAAGCAAGGGTGCCCAGgaccggtgtcctgcagagtttagctcaaccccaaataaacacagctgaaccagctaatcaagctcttacagGCATAACGTTACTAGACACTTACcagcaggtgtgttgaggcaagttggagctaaactctactggacaccggccctccaggaccaagttTGGGCCCCTCTGGCTAAAGTGTCACGGAGTGCACAGACACAAACGCACTGCTAAACTGCTAACGTATGAAGATAAACTAAAAGCTCGCGTTACATGCGCGCTTATGAATGCGGAAGACGCGGATATGAAACCAAATAGCAGGT
This region includes:
- the pih1d1 gene encoding PIH1 domain-containing protein 1 isoform X1, with the protein product MSKSLTTCVVMETDASLLDVELEQKQQEELYQQLLLQTMGKVQSESPLSKVICPQPGMCVKTSSVSDKKKVFLNICQSQAVPPPPHLSQQALVDLLESEDPTSYRVPMSLGEPHTEVDNSTQGCTVYDVVINDEFFQKCQKDGLFQQFLIAVSLEGLENKYNLELSRDTKVLKNRKFMGSIAEQNIRTKSKPIIQEIDSKQSDSFPSSAKRPEFSLLVEPPTGNAEHLIAEILLPGVISARALVLDLGEDRLVLNARLSLFHLDIFFPLLIDQENSAAQFNTNTQVLTVTMPVVSS
- the pih1d1 gene encoding PIH1 domain-containing protein 1 isoform X2 produces the protein METDASLLDVELEQKQQEELYQQLLLQTMGKVQSESPLSKVICPQPGMCVKTSSVSDKKKVFLNICQSQAVPPPPHLSQQALVDLLESEDPTSYRVPMSLGEPHTEVDNSTQGCTVYDVVINDEFFQKCQKDGLFQQFLIAVSLEGLENKYNLELSRDTKVLKNRKFMGSIAEQNIRTKSKPIIQEIDSKQSDSFPSSAKRPEFSLLVEPPTGNAEHLIAEILLPGVISARALVLDLGEDRLVLNARLSLFHLDIFFPLLIDQENSAAQFNTNTQVLTVTMPVVSS